In Deltaproteobacteria bacterium, the genomic stretch GCGCGGCGACGTCCAGTGCACCGATTGCCACGGGACGTATGTGCACGTGGAAACTTCCGTGGCGGGGCATATGGACAACACCGGCACCAAGGTCGCCTGCATCGGCTGCCACACATACGGCCTTGCGAGGGACCACGAGATCGCGAGGACGGGATCGTCCAGCTCGCACGAAGTGTTCATCGACCCGGAAACGAACGAGGTCCGTCCCGTGGTTTGGAAGAACGGGCACGCCATCGCCTGGTACTCCCACAACTGGCAGACCTTCAACCCGGGCACGGGCATGACCGACCCGGCCGGCGATTGCGCGAAGAAGTGCCACTACGTCGGGAACCTTGTCGGCGCAGGCACCGGTGAATAGCCATTAACGCAAACGAAACAAGGGTCGCAACCATGGATGCGCAGGGACAATTGTCTCCGGCGTGCTTGTCGAGCGGACAACGTCATGGCGAACGTCCTTATCGTCGACGACGATCCCCATTTTCGCGCCATCATCGAGCGCGTCATACTGCGCAACCATGCTTGCTCGGTCACGGCGGCGGCGACCGAGGAGGAGGCCTGGGACCACCTGTCGAAGCAGACTTGCGACCTGGTCCTCCTCGACCTTCACATCGAAGGGAAGAAGAGCTGGGACACCCTGAAGAAGATCGGGGAAATGCCCGCCGGGCCGGCGGTGATCGTCGTCACCTGCGACGATACCAGGGAGAACGCAGAGTACTCGAGATCCCTGGGGGCCGCCGACTTCCTTTCCAAGCCGATCGATTTCGGGCGGCTGAAAGAAAGCATCGAAGCTGCGCTTGGGGCCGGTTGCCCGCCGGTCCCGCCACGTGCCTGACGACAAGCAGCAATAAAGGGGGTAGCAAATGAATATACGCTCCGGCATTCTCCTCGTCGCATTGCTCGTCCTCTGCATCGGGTTCCCCCCCGCGGAGGCGGCCTCCCTGAGCGGCAGATCCTCGACGCAGGCGCTTTGGTTTTCGGACGAGTTCGGAGAGGACCACTTCGATCTATCCCAATACCTCAGGTTCAATGCCCGGAAGCTCGACTCGAAGGACACCCTGTCGGCCACAGGCTACGGCCGGGCCTGGGGGGACGCGGCCCAGGGCGGCGGCGTGGAGGGACGGCTCTACTACCTCTACATCGACAAGAAGGACCTGGCGAAGCGGACCGACGTACGCGTGGGCCGGCAGTTCTTCTTCGTCAGCGCCGGATCTGCGATCGTGGACGGCGCACGGGTGGACACAAGGCCGTTCGGTCCCGTGGCGATTACCGCGGTCGGAGGCCGCAACGTGCTCTTCAACACCACCGGCGAGGCGACGAAGCGTGGCGACTTCGCGGCGGCGGTCCAGGCGAGCCTGACCAACATCCCCCAGGGGTCGGCGGACCTTTCCTACTTCATCTCGTACGACGAAAACGATCTCGCGAAGGAGATCGTGGGGCTGGCGGCGGCGAAGCGATTCTCGAAATACGGAGAACTGTACACGCAGCTTCGGTACGATCTGCTTTCGGAGGTGTGGAACGAGATCCAGGCGGGCGCCCGCACGGCGATCCTGCCGAAGTTCATATTCACCGCAGAATACTTCCGCTCGATTCCTGTCTTCGAGGCCACCTCCATTTTCTCCGTGTTCGCTGTGGACAGGTTCCAGGAAGTCCTGTTCCGCGCCCAGTATGACGTGGATCCGAAACTCAGCCTGAACGGCGAGTACAGGAACGAAAGGTACGGCGGGGGGGACAAGGCGAACGCCGGGGAGGTGGGGCTTCGCTACCGCCCCAGGGACGGCATTTCCTTGTACGGCGCCGGGATCTGGCGCACCGGCACGGGAGGGAATCTCGCCGGGTTCGAAATCTCGGGGGACACGGTATTCAGGAAGAACTACATCCTGTCCGCCGGGGTGCAGCACGACAGCTTCCGCCGGGAGCTGGGGACCGGCTACGACTCGGCGACCCGCTTCTGGGTCGGGGGAGAAGCGAGACTTAAGAAAAACATCTCGGTCCAGGCACGTATAGAGGACACCATAAGCACCGATTTCAACAAGGACTTCAGGGGAAGACTTGCCCTGAACGTCGACTTCTAAGGGAGGGATCGACTTGAAAAAACTCCCCCTTCTCATTGTCGTCGTCGCACTCGCCGCAGGAGCCACCATGCTTTTCGCCGCGGAGGACCACCGGCCTTACAGGGAAATGAAGATCCCCGAGTGCACCGAATGCCACAGGGAATCTAACGTCATCCCCAACCACGGCGCCGCATGGAACACGGAACACAGGTTGACCGCAGTGAAGGCCGGCGCCAACTGCGCAATGTGCCATGAGCAGTCGTTCTGCACCGATTGCCATTTCGGCGGAGGGATCGACGCGAACCTGCACGTGTCCACCGACCGGGGACCGAACTACAAGCCGAAAAACCATCGGTCCTCATTCATCGAGGTCCATCCGATTTCCGCATTCGACAACCCGAATTCATGCGCCAGGTGCCACCCCGCTTCCTTCTGCTCGGACTGCCACAAGCGGTTCCGCCCGGAGGAACTGATGTTCCAGTCGCATCGCAAGGGGTG encodes the following:
- a CDS encoding response regulator; amino-acid sequence: MANVLIVDDDPHFRAIIERVILRNHACSVTAAATEEEAWDHLSKQTCDLVLLDLHIEGKKSWDTLKKIGEMPAGPAVIVVTCDDTRENAEYSRSLGAADFLSKPIDFGRLKESIEAALGAGCPPVPPRA
- a CDS encoding cytochrome C, translating into MKKLPLLIVVVALAAGATMLFAAEDHRPYREMKIPECTECHRESNVIPNHGAAWNTEHRLTAVKAGANCAMCHEQSFCTDCHFGGGIDANLHVSTDRGPNYKPKNHRSSFIEVHPISAFDNPNSCARCHPASFCSDCHKRFRPEELMFQSHRKGWSDLTTTPGGPKHSTFPPDSCQTCHPGSVLPAHQWSGAHAREAKRNLPTCQACHADGDICLKCHSARTGLRVNPHPDNWGSIKGKLNRAAGQRTCVKCH